A portion of the Homalodisca vitripennis isolate AUS2020 chromosome 2, UT_GWSS_2.1, whole genome shotgun sequence genome contains these proteins:
- the LOC124354965 gene encoding cactin has protein sequence MARARLRDRHQDNLRRKLELLKAEQGVEEEEGSEGEGAAEGTTLSADEAPEKPEEKEESEGSEVDEDQVANAMLTESFADYDSGQYSPRYLSQSQLEPGTLVTTEEDDAKRLVFARLQVQGTGKSVQPATSLEEEVLQREARKGMTNDEAEFSVESILDSQVYLWSDKYRPRKPRYFNRVHTGFEWNKYNQTHYDMDNPPPKIVQGYKFNIFYPDLIDKNATPEYFLTPCPENHDFAILRFHAGPPYEDIAFKIVNREWEYSYKRGFRCQFHNNIFQLWFHFKRYRYRR, from the exons ATGGCAAGGGCAAGACTGAGAGACCGCCACCAGGACAACCTCCGCCGCAAGCTAGAGTTGTTGAAAGCAGAACAGGGGGTGGAAGAGGAGGAGGGATCGGAAGGTGAAGGGGCAGCTGAGGGTACAACATTGTCAGCAGATGAAGCGCCTGAGAAACCAGAGGAGAAGGAGGAGAGTGAAGGATCAGA GGTGGATGAGGATCAAGTGGCCAACGCAATGCTGACAGAGAGTTTCGCCGACTACGACTCAGGACAGTACAGTCCCCGGTACCTGAGCCAGTCACAACTAGAACCAGGGACACTGGTCACTACGGAGGAGGATGATGCCAAGAGGTTGGTGTTTGCCAGACTACAGGTGCAGGGCACTGGCAAGAGTGTGCAg CCAGCCACGTCTCTGGAGGAAGAGGTGCTGCAGAGAGAAGCTCGCAAGGGGATGACCAACGATGAGGCAGAATTCTCTGTAGAGTCTATCCTGGACAGTCAGGTCTATCTGTGGTCTGACAAGTACCGTCCTCGCAAACCAAGATACTTCAACag AGTTCACACGGGATTCGAGTGGAATAAATACAACCAGACTCACTACGACATGGACAACCCTCCACCCAAGATTGTGCAGGGCTACAAGTTCAATATCTTCTACCCTGACCTCATCGACAAGAATGCAACTCCAGAGTACTTCTTG ACACCATGTCCGGAAAATCATGATTTTGCAATCCTCCGGTTCCACGCAGGACCACCGTATGAAGACATAGCCTTCAAGATTGTGAACAGAGAGTGGGAGTACTCGTATAAACGTGGCTTCCGCTGCCAGTTCCACAACAACATCTTTCAACTATGGTTCCACTTCAAGCGATATCGCTACAGGAGATAA